Proteins encoded in a region of the Quercus lobata isolate SW786 chromosome 8, ValleyOak3.0 Primary Assembly, whole genome shotgun sequence genome:
- the LOC115956384 gene encoding probable metal-nicotianamine transporter YSL7: MQPNTEPSEFENLHSMEIENPQAPYKRLERDVSLGNGKGNDLPSIELIFKEKAIPTWRNQLTIRAFVVSIVLGFSCIKAWILIIDKCGILGPPFTRQENTLIQATVLGITGVTSSGGLASYIFGMSLTTAKQRDPVIDDKPNIKNPSVGWLLAFYLTTSLVGLFFIVPFRKVIIVDYKWLFPSGQSIGYLINSIQAPLKTKFARKQVTTFGKFFSFSFIWSGVTWLFTGGSNCGFSFFPLLGFKASDAGFYWDWAGTYVGVGMMCPYNTIISILLGAILGYAYLLPEITKKNGEWYTEDANVESFHGYGAYKSLVSTSMILGDSVYQILKLIIIGLYRKLQDKDTTTALPVADQHSTAGSSALEIDEQFRTQNFLDDKISTKYSFAVCAALMLVSIIVVPIIFPQVKWYYVVVMYILCPLFAFSKIHAQGATDMTIVTANVGKIAIFIFGSWAGVSRGGIVVALAANGVIGNFVSSASDLMVDFKTGYLTVSSPKSILIGKFTGIAIGCVITPLIFRYFQVTYPDLGVNFSTYPLPFAGPTRDIASFALEGPSVLPKYCLLFCYCAFALGIIINIIRDVLPKKWATFVPIPLIMAVPITIGSYMAVDFCLGSLVSLIWRFKNKSQADVFIPIVGSGLICGDGLWTLLVSVFFLINWKPPACVRFLKTQSEE, from the exons ATGCAGCCAAATACCGAGCCAAGTGAGTTTGAGAATCTTCACTCaatggaaattgaaaatccacAGGCTCCATATAAAAGGTTGGAGAGAGATGTCAGCCTAGGAAATGGTAAAGGGAATGACCTGCCTTCAATTGAATTGATTTTCAAGGAGAAGGCAATTCCCACATGGAGGAATCAGTTGACTATAAGAGCTTTTGTAGTGAGCATTGTTTTGG GGTTCTCCTGCATCAAAGCTTGGATCTTGATCATTGATAAATGTGGGATTTTAGGCCCACCTTTCACTAGGCAAGAGAATACCTTGATTCAAGCTACAGTCCTTGGAATCACTGGTGTTACTTCTTCTG GGGGCTTGGCAAGCTACATTTTTGGAATGTCCCTTACTACTGCAAAGCAAAGGGATCCAGTAATTGATGATAAGCCAAACATTAAGAACCCAAGTGTTGGCTGGCTTTTGGCCTTTTATCTTACTACATCTTTAGTAGGCCTCTTCTTTATAGTGCCTTTCCGAAAG GTTATTATCGTAGACTATAAATGGTTGTTCCCTAGTGGGCAGTCAATTGGTTATCTTATCAACTCCATCCAAGCTCCTCTTAAGACCAAGTTCGCAAG GAAACAAGTGACAACATTTGGCAAGTTCTTCTCCTTTAGTTTCATTTGGAGTGGTGTCACGTGGCTGTTTACTGGTGGGAGTAACTGTGGCTTTAGTTTCTTTCCCTTACTTGGTTTCAAAGCATCAGACGCCGG CTTCTATTGGGATTGGGCGGGTACATATGTTGGAGTTGGCATGATGTGCCCATACAACACAATCATATCAATATTGCTTGGAGCAATATTAGGGTACGCCTACTTGTTACCAGAGATAACGAAGAAAAATGGAGAGTGGTATACTGAAGATGCCAATGTTGAGAGCTTCCATGGCTACGGTGCTTACAAA tcCTTAGTTTCTACATCGATGATTCTTGGTGATAGCGTCTACCAAATCTTGAAACTTATTATCATTGGATTGTACCGCAAACTCCAGGACAAAGACACTACTACTGCTCTTCCAGTTGCTGATCAACATTCCACTGCTGGAAGCTCAGCCTTGGAAATTGATGAGCAGTTCAGGACCCAAAACTTCCTCGATgacaaaatttcaacaaaatattcATTCGCTGTCTGTGCTGCACTGATGCTTGTTTCCATAATAGTTGTTCCAATAATCTTTCCTCAGGTCAAATGGTACTACGTTGTGGTCATGTACATATTGTGTCCACTCTTTGCTTTCAGTAAAATACATGCACAAGGGGCTACTGACATGACTATAGTAACTGCCAATGTGGGTAAGATAGCCATTTTCATCTTTGGAAGCTGGGCTGGAGTCTCTCGAGGTGGTATTGTTGTTGCTCTAGCTGCTAATGGGGTCATAGGAAACTTTGTTTCCTCTGCTTCTGATCTAATGGTAGACTTCAAAACTGGCTACTTAACTGTGTCTTCCCCAAAGTCTATCCTCATTGGCAAATTCACTGGGATTGCAATTGGTTGCGTTATCACTCCTTTAATCTTTAGGTACTTCCAGGTAACATATCCTGATTTGGGGGTCAATTTTTCAACTTATCCTCTACCTTTTGCTGGCCCGACTAGAGATATTGCATCATTTGCTCTTGAAGGACCTTCAGTCTTGCCAAAGTACTGCCTTCTTTTTTGCTATTGTGCCTTTGCTCTaggcatcatcatcaacatAATCAGAGATGTTTTGCCAAAGAAGTGGGCGACATTTGTTCCCATTCCATTGATAATGGCCGTACCAATCACTATCGGAAGTTATATGGCTGTTGATTTCTGTCTGGGGAGCTTGGTATCTTTGATCTGGAGGTTTAAGAATAAGTCTCAGGCTGATGTTTTTATACCCATAGTTGGTTCTGGTTTGATTTGTGGAGATGGGCTTTGGACTTTGCTGGTTTCAGTATTCTTTTTGATTAATTGGAAGCCACCAGCCTGTGTAAGGTTTCTTAAGACTCAATCGGAAGAGTAG
- the LOC115956385 gene encoding uncharacterized protein LOC115956385: protein MSKLEPFDGNHYKRWFERMLFYLEAIHVNYVLFDDYVPANMPEPTRSASVLIYEKDNHICRGHILHYLSNSLFDIHYSYKSAKEIWEALKKKYSIKDVGTKKYVMGRFLDYKMSDNKPIMEQVRGYQNIVLEILAEGMVIDDAFQAATLIEKLSPSWKEYKNYWKHKKRDMSLEDLIVHIRIEESNREKDKNDLASELSSKANLVNLVNNLFEWVLDIGATRHMYINRNMFVEYEEVNDGENVFLSDARTAKVAGKRKVVLKLTFGKSLALNVVLHVLDMRRNLVYGFLLNKAGLKLAFESNKLVLSRNGDFVGKSFCHRGLFILDADCENMK from the exons ATGTCAAAACTTGAGCCTTTTGATGGAAATCACTATAAGAGGTGGTTTGAACGTATGTTATTCTATTTGGAAGCAATCCATGTGAATTATGTGTTGTTTGATGATTATGTCCCTGCTAATATGCCTGAACCTACACGTTCTGCATCTGTTTTGATTTATGAAAAGGATAATCACATATGTCGTGGTCATATTTTGCATTATCTGTCAAACTCTTTATTTGATATTCACTACTCTTACAAGTCTGCAAAAGAAATTTGGGAAgctttgaaaaagaaatattcaATTAAAGATGTTGGGACTAAGAAATATGTGATGGGTAGGTTTCTAGACTATAAGATGAGTGATAACAAACCCATCATGGAACAAGTCCGTGGGTATCAGAATATTGTTCTTGAAATTCTTGCTGAAGGAATGGTCATTGATGATGCATTCCAAGCAGCTACTCTTATTGAAAAGCTGTCACCCTCATggaaagaatacaaaaattattgGAAACATAAGAAGCGTGATATGTCTTTAGAAGACTTAATTGTCCATATTCGGATTGAGGAATCAAACCGGGAAAAGGACAAAAATGACTTGGCAAGTGAATTATCTTCTAAGGCCAATCTG GTGAATCTTGTCAACAACCTTTTTGAATGGGTGTTGGATATTGGGGCCACTAGGCATATGTATATCAACAGAAACATGTTTGTGGAATATGAGGAAGTAAATGATGGTGAAAATGTCTTCCTAAGTGATGCACGCACTGCCAAGGTAGCGGGTAAAAGAAAAGTGGTTCTCAAATTGACATTTGGAAAAAGTCTTGCTCTTAATGTTGTCCTTCATGTTCTTGACATGCGTAGAAACTTAGTATATGGATTCTTGCTCAATAAAGCAGGACTAAAACTTGCATTTGAATCTAACAAGCTTGTCCTTAGTCGCAATGGGGATTTTGTGGGTAAGAGTTTTTGTCATAGGGGCTTATTTATTCTTGATGCTGATTGTGAGAACATGAAATAA